In one window of Nothobranchius furzeri strain GRZ-AD chromosome 11, NfurGRZ-RIMD1, whole genome shotgun sequence DNA:
- the copb2 gene encoding coatomer subunit beta' — protein MPLRLDIKRRLTARSDRVKSVDLHPTEPWMLASLYNGSVCVWNHETQTLVKTFEVCDLPVRASKFVARKNWVITGADDMQIRVFNYNTLERVHMFEAHSDYIRCIAVHPTQPYILTSSDDMLIKLWDWEKKWTCSQVFEGHTHYVMQIVINPKDNNQFASASLDRTIKVWQLGSSSPNFTLEGHEKGVNCIDYYSGGDKPYLISGADDRQVKIWDYQNKTCVQTLEGHAQNVSCVSFHPELPIIITGSEDGTVRIWHSSTYRLESTLNYGMERVWCVCGLRGSNNVALGYDEGSIIIKVGREEPAMSMDTNGKIIWAKHSEIQQANLKAMGDAEIKDGERLPLAVKDMGSCEIYPQTIQHNPNGRFVVVCGDGEYIIYTAMALRNKSFGSAQEFVWAHDSSEYAIRESNSVVKIFKNFKEKKSFKPDFGAEGIYGGFLLGVRSVNGLAFYDWENTELIRRIEIQPKHIFWSDSGELVCIATEESFFILRYLAEKVAASQENNEGVTEDGIEDAFEVQGEIQEIVKTGLWVGDCFIYTSSVNRLNYFVGGEIVTIAHLDRTMYLLGYIPKDDRLYLGDKELNIVSYSLLVSVLEYQTAVMRRDFGMADKVLPTIPKEQRTRVAHFLEKQGFKQQALAVSTDPEHRFELALQLGELKIAYQLAVEAESEQKWKQLAELAISKCQFGLAQECLHHAQDYGGLLLLATASGNATMVGKLAEGAERDGKNNVAFMTYFLQGKLDQCLELLIRTNRLPEAAFLARTYLPSQVSRVVKLWRENLAKVNQKAADSLADPTEYENLFPGLKEAFAAEYYLRESCLGSSRPAKDYPLVTPNEDRNILEEAQGYEPQGTFVPHVPKMKESEESSSAPVSLVTPSQPEPAAPKMVEKEEKEEEEVEIPSFSQSQKDKTLDELEVDLDNMELDDIDTTDVNLDDDFLDD, from the exons ATG ccTCTGAGGCTGGACATCAAGAGGAGGCTAACAGCCAGGTCGGACCGGGTCAAGAGTGTGGATCTTCACCCAACCGAGCCATGGATGTTGGCCAGTTTGTACAACGGCAGTGTCTGTGTGTGGAACCACGAAACGCAA ACTCTGGTCAAGACGTTTGAAGTGTGTGACCTGCCTGTCAGAGCTTCCAAGTTTGTGGCAAGAAAGAACTGGGTGATCACAGGAGCA GATGACATGCAGATCCGTGTGTTCAACTACAACACCTTGGAGCGGGTCCACATGTTTGAAGCCCACTCTGACTACATCCGTTGCATTGCTGTCCATCCAACTCAGCCATAcatcctcactagcagtg ACGACATGCTGATCAAGCTTTGGGATTGGGAGAAAAAGTGGACATGCAGTCAGGTGTTTGAGGGTCACACTCATTACGTCATGCAGATCGTCATCAACCCCAAGGACAACAACCAGTTTGCGAGCGCTTCTCTGGACAGAACCATAAAG GTTTGGCAGCTGGGCTCCTCATCTCCTAATTTCACTCTGGAGGGTCACGAAAAGGGAGTAAACTGTATTGACTACTACAGTGGAGGAGACAAGCCCTATCTGATATCAGGGGCTGATGACCGCCAAGTCAAAATTTGGGACTACCAG AACAAGACTTGTGTTCAGACTCTGGAAGGTCATGCCCAAAATGTCTCGTGTGTCAGCTTCCACCCAGAACTACCCATAATCATCACGGGATCAGAGGATG GTACGGTTCGAATCTGGCACTCGAGTACTTATCGCCTGGAAAGCACCCTGAACTACGGCATGGAAcgagtgtggtgtgtgtgtggcctcAGGGGATCCAACAATGTGGCACTGGGATACGATGAAGGCAGCATCATCATCAAA GTTGGTCGGGAGGAGCCAGCCATGTCTATGGACACTAATGGCAAAATCATCTGGGCTAAGCACAGTGAAATACAGCAGGCTAACCTGAAGGCTATGGGGGATGCAGAAATCAAAGATGGGGAGAGACTGCCACTGGCTGTCAAAGACATGGGTAGCTGTGAGATTTACCCTCAAACCATCCAGCATAACCCTAATGGAAG ATTTGTTGTTGTGTGCGGAGATGGAGAGTACATCATTTATACTGCCATGGCTTTGAGGAACAAGAGCTTCGGCTCAGCTCAAGAGTTTGTCTGGGCACACGACTCCTCCGA ATACGCCATCAGAGAGAGCAACAGTGTTGTCAAAATCTTCAAAAACTTCAAAGAAAAGAAATCTTTTAAGCCAGATTTTGGAGCAGAAG GGATCTACGGGGGGTTCTTGCTGGGAGTTAGGTCGGTGAACGGACTGGCGTTTTACGACTGGGAGAACACAGAGCTGATCCGTCGCATTGAGATCCAGCCCAAGCAT ATCTTTTGGTCAGACTCGGGGGAATTGGTCTGCATTGCTACGGAGGAGTCCTTCTTCATTCTACGTTACCTGGCAGAGAAAGTAGCCGCCTCCCAAGAAAACAACGAAGGTGTGACAGAGGACGGGATTGAAGATGCCTTTGAG GTCCAGGGGGAGATCCAGGAGATTGTGAAGACTGGACTTTGGGTGGGAGACTGCTTTATCTACACCAGCTCTGTGAACAGACTCAATTACTTTGTAGGAGGAGAAATTGTGACTATTGCACATCTGGACAG AACCATGTACCTGCTGGGTTACATACCAAAGGATGACCGGCTGTACCTCGGAGACAAGGAGCTCAACATAGTCAGTTATTCACTGTTGGTCTCTGTCCTGGAATACCAGACTGCTGTAATGAGAAGGGACTTTGGAATGGCAGACAAGGTGCTACCAACTATTCCTAAAGAGCAGAGGACCAGAGTGGCTCATTTCCTGGAGAAACAG GGCTTCAAGCAGCAGGCTCTGGCGGTGTCTACAGACCCGGAGCACAGATTTGAGTTGGCCCTGCAGCTGGGAGAGCTGAAGATCGCCTACCAGCTGGCTGTCGAAGCAGAG TCGGAGCAAAAATGGAAGCAGCTTGCAGAGCTGGCCATCAGTAAGTGCCAGTTCGGCCTGGCCCAGGAGTGCCTGCACCACGCTCAGGATTACGGTGGCCTGCTGCTCCTCGCCACAGCTTCTGGTAATGCCACCATGGTGGGCAAGCTGGCCGAAGGGGCAGAAAGAGACGGCAAGAACAACGTGGCCTTCATGACCTACTTTCTTCAGGGGAA ATTGGACCAATGTTTGGAGCTTCTGATCAGGACTAACAGACTTCCAGAAGCTGCCTTCCTGGCTCGCACATACCTGCCCAGCCAGGTGTCGCGTGTAGTCAAATTGTGGAGGGAGAATTTAGCCAAAGTCAACCAGAAG GCAGCTGATTCATTAGCCGACCCTACCGAGTACGAGAATCTGTTCCCTGGGCTGAAAGAAGCGTTTGCAGCTGAATATTACCTGAGGGAAAGCTGCTTGGGCAGCTCCAGACCTGCTAAAGATTATCCTCTTGTTACA CCCAATGAAGACAGGAATATTCTAGAGGAGGCTCAGGGGTACGAGCCCCAAGGCACCTTCGTtcctcatgtcccaaag ATGAAAGAGAGTGAAGAGTCCAGCTCGGCGCCGGTTTCACTAGTGACTCCTTCACAGCCCGAACCTGCTGCTCCCAAGATGGTAGAGAAAGAggaaaaagaggaggaggaggtagaaATCCCTTCATTCTCTCAGTCACAGAAGGATAAG ACTCTGGATGAGCTGGAGGTAGACCTGGACAACATGGAGCTGGATGACATTGACACCACAGATGTTAACCTTGATGATGACTTTCTAGATGATTGA
- the LOC139061833 gene encoding retinol-binding protein 2-like, producing MPADFNGKWTLESSDKFEDYLKTLNIDFATRKIAISLSQTKVIVQDGDKFDFKTLSTFRNYEHAFTVGVEWDEYTKGLDNRHVKSLVRWEGDTLVCTQKGEKCNRGWKHWIEGDKLYLELTCEDVICVQVFKRK from the exons ATGCCTGCAGACTTCAATGGGAAATGGACACTGGAGAGCAGTGACAAATTTGAGGATTACTTGAAAACTCTGA ATATCGACTTTGCTACTAGAAAAATTGCCATCTCGCTGTCTCAGACTAAGGTGATCGTTCAAGATGGAGACAAGTTTGACTTCAAAACGCTCAGCACGTTCAGGAATTATGAGCACGCTTTCACTGTAGGAGTGGAGTGGGATGAGTACACCAAGGGGCTGGACAACCGGCATGTCAAG AGTTTGGTAAGATGGGAGGGGGACACACTTGTGTGCACGCAGAAAGGAGAAAAATGCAACCGCGGCTGGAAACACTGGATTGAAGGAGACAAACTCTACCTG GAGCTGACATGTGAAGATGTGATTTGTGTTCAAGTGTTCAAAAGAAAATAA
- the rbp1.1 gene encoding retinol-binding protein 1.1, with the protein MPVDLSGYWKMVSNENFEGYMKALDVNVAIRKIAVLLKPDKDIVHDGDHLIIKTLSTFKNYNMDFYVGKEFEEDLAGVDDRKCMTTINWEGDKLVCVQKGEIEGRGWTHWVEGDELHLELRAKDAVCKQVFKKT; encoded by the exons ATGCCGGTGGATCTGAGCGGATACTGGAAAATGGTTTCTAATGAGAACTTCGAGGGTTACATGAAGGCTCTCG ATGTAAATGTAGCCATCAGGAAAATTGCTGTCCTCCTGAAGCCAGACAAAGACATCGTCCACGACGGGGACCACCTCATCATCAAGACCCTCAGCACCttcaaaaactacaacatggaCTTCTATGTGGGCAAAGAGTTCGAGGAGGATCTGGCAGGAGTGGATGACAGGAAATGCATG ACCACCATTAACTGGGAGGGAGACAAGCTGGTGTGTGTTCAGAAGGGAGAGATTGAAGGAAGAGGCTGGACCCACTGGGTGGAGGGAGATGAGCTTCATCTG GAGCTGAGAGCTAAAGATGCTGTTTGCAAGCAGGTTTTCAAGAAAACCTAA